The following proteins are encoded in a genomic region of Gammaproteobacteria bacterium:
- a CDS encoding exodeoxyribonuclease III, translated as MKIVSVNVNGIRAAHRKGFFQWLEREKPDIVCIQETKAQEHQLHPEDYYPKDYHCYYFDAQKKGYSGVAIYSREKPKKVTCGLGQGWEDMDAEGRYIQADFDKFSVISLYLPSGSSSEERQQIKFDFLDRFVPHLQSLRRKKREFVICGDWNIAHKKVDIKNWRGNQKNSGFLPEEREWMDQLFGKLGYVDGFRVANQEEDQYTWWSNRGQAWAKNVGWRIDYQVITPGLKDKVKSTHIYKDERFSDHAPLILNYQI; from the coding sequence ATGAAAATAGTTTCTGTCAATGTTAATGGAATTCGCGCAGCGCATCGCAAAGGTTTTTTCCAATGGCTTGAAAGAGAAAAACCCGATATTGTCTGCATTCAGGAAACCAAGGCGCAAGAGCACCAGTTACACCCCGAAGATTATTATCCAAAAGATTATCACTGTTATTACTTTGACGCACAAAAAAAAGGTTATAGCGGCGTTGCCATATACAGTCGGGAAAAGCCCAAGAAAGTGACTTGCGGATTGGGGCAGGGATGGGAAGACATGGATGCCGAAGGGCGCTATATACAAGCCGATTTTGACAAATTCAGCGTTATTTCCTTGTACCTGCCGTCAGGCTCCAGCAGCGAGGAGCGGCAGCAAATTAAATTCGATTTTCTTGATCGTTTTGTCCCTCACCTCCAATCACTGCGTCGCAAAAAACGCGAGTTCGTTATTTGTGGCGACTGGAACATCGCTCATAAAAAAGTCGATATTAAGAACTGGCGCGGCAATCAGAAAAATTCCGGATTCCTGCCGGAAGAACGGGAGTGGATGGATCAATTGTTTGGTAAGTTGGGTTATGTCGATGGCTTTCGTGTCGCTAACCAAGAAGAAGACCAATACACTTGGTGGTCCAATCGCGGCCAGGCCTGGGCCAAGAATGTTGGCTGGCGCATCGACTACCAAGTGATTACCCCCGGGCTGAAGGACAAAGTCAAATCGACCCACATCTATAAGGATGAGCGCTTTTCCGACCACGCCCCCCTAATATTGAACTATCAGATATAG
- the pyrE gene encoding orotate phosphoribosyltransferase, producing the protein MKPYQQEFIQFALNIEVLRFGEFTLKSGRISPYFFNSGLFNSGASLAALGQYYAQAIENSALQYDMIYGPAYKGIPLAAATVVALAGQYNKDVPYAFNRKEAKDHGEGGSIVGAPLQGKVLIIDDVISAGTSVRESVDIIQAAGAVPAGVVIALDRQERGKSETSAIQEVERDYGLSVASIIQLENLIEYLQQQTGMENMLSKIQEYRKTYGCQAGLMPGAY; encoded by the coding sequence ATGAAACCCTACCAACAGGAATTTATTCAGTTTGCGCTCAACATCGAAGTACTGCGTTTCGGTGAGTTTACCCTGAAATCCGGGCGAATCAGCCCCTATTTTTTTAACAGTGGTTTGTTTAACAGCGGTGCCAGTCTGGCGGCACTGGGACAATATTACGCCCAGGCTATAGAAAATTCCGCTCTGCAATACGATATGATTTACGGGCCTGCGTATAAAGGTATTCCCTTAGCCGCAGCCACCGTGGTCGCTTTGGCCGGGCAATACAACAAAGATGTGCCATACGCCTTCAACCGCAAAGAGGCCAAGGATCATGGTGAAGGAGGGTCTATCGTGGGGGCTCCTCTGCAGGGAAAAGTACTTATTATCGACGATGTGATATCGGCAGGCACCTCGGTACGCGAATCGGTAGACATTATTCAAGCGGCAGGAGCCGTACCGGCCGGCGTGGTCATCGCACTGGATCGTCAAGAAAGAGGCAAGAGTGAAACATCCGCCATACAGGAAGTGGAACGAGATTACGGTCTTAGTGTTGCCAGTATTATTCAATTGGAAAATCTCATCGAATACTTGCAACAACAAACCGGGATGGAAAACATGCTCAGCAAGATTCAGGAGTACCGCAAGACTTATGGCTGCCAGGCCGGGCTTATGCCTGGTGCTTATTAA
- the dut gene encoding dUTP diphosphatase: protein MMQKIQLQILDPRIGKDIPLPEYATSGSAGMDLRACLDEALEIKPGDTHLIPTGIAIHIGEAGLAAVLLPRSGLGHKHGIVLGNLTGLIDSDYQGQLFVSCWNRGKEPFTVNPGERIAQMVFVPVVQAQFDIVDSFDESHRGAGGFGHTGKH from the coding sequence ATAATGCAAAAAATACAACTACAAATACTGGACCCGCGTATTGGCAAGGACATCCCTTTGCCGGAATATGCCACTTCGGGCTCCGCAGGTATGGATCTGCGTGCATGCCTGGATGAGGCATTGGAAATTAAACCGGGGGATACGCATTTAATACCCACCGGGATTGCTATTCATATCGGCGAAGCCGGTCTGGCTGCGGTATTGTTACCACGGTCCGGCCTGGGGCACAAACATGGGATTGTTTTAGGAAATCTGACCGGCCTGATTGACTCGGACTATCAGGGTCAATTGTTTGTCTCTTGCTGGAACCGCGGCAAAGAACCCTTTACTGTCAACCCAGGTGAACGCATTGCGCAAATGGTTTTTGTACCCGTGGTACAAGCGCAATTTGATATTGTGGATTCCTTTGATGAGAGCCATCGTGGTGCCGGAGGTTTCGGCCATACTGGAAAACACTAA
- a CDS encoding insulinase family protein, with protein sequence MGASLKNGLFVCMLTGLVAPVFATPNIQHWTSESGAQVYFVASPELPIVDLQVVFDAGSARESGKSATALMTNGMLSEGAGKLSAQQISERFDSLGAQFGNSSHRDMSVFSLRSLSEAQTLQPALELFNTILTQPSFPKKAFNREKNRLLLSIDQRKQSPGDIADEAFFKALYADHPYATLPEGDAKSAAGLTIKDLIQFYQQYYVAKNAVIAIVGNLDRDGAEQTVATVLKGLASGAKASPLADVAMLKKGEELFLQHPSSQTHIIMGSPGMKRGDQDYFSLYVGNHILGGNGLVSRLSNEIREKRGLSYSTYSYFSPMRKEGPFVMGLQTRNDSAEAALKVLKDELKKFISQGPSAEELQASKNNITGGFPLNLSSNKKILGYIAMIGFYELPLDYLDKFNAAVNAVTVESIKDAFARRIKPDNMVTVLVGDKGKQ encoded by the coding sequence ATGGGCGCTAGTTTAAAAAATGGTTTATTTGTTTGTATGCTGACCGGGTTGGTCGCGCCTGTCTTTGCCACCCCTAATATTCAGCATTGGACCAGCGAAAGCGGTGCTCAAGTGTACTTTGTCGCCTCTCCGGAATTGCCTATTGTGGATCTTCAGGTTGTCTTTGATGCAGGCAGCGCCCGCGAATCGGGCAAAAGTGCGACTGCATTAATGACAAACGGTATGTTGAGTGAAGGCGCCGGAAAACTCAGTGCTCAGCAAATCTCAGAGCGGTTCGACTCTTTAGGGGCTCAATTCGGCAACAGTTCTCACCGGGACATGTCGGTATTCAGTTTGCGCTCCCTGTCTGAAGCCCAAACTCTGCAACCGGCCTTGGAGCTGTTCAATACCATATTGACCCAACCCAGCTTTCCCAAGAAAGCTTTTAACCGGGAGAAAAACCGCCTGCTATTGTCCATAGACCAGCGTAAACAATCGCCGGGTGATATAGCCGATGAAGCCTTTTTTAAAGCGCTCTATGCCGATCACCCTTATGCAACCCTGCCCGAGGGGGATGCGAAAAGTGCCGCCGGCCTGACTATTAAGGATTTAATACAGTTTTACCAACAGTACTATGTTGCTAAGAACGCCGTGATTGCGATTGTCGGTAACCTGGACCGTGACGGAGCAGAACAAACCGTAGCCACTGTGTTAAAAGGCCTGGCCTCAGGAGCAAAAGCATCACCCTTAGCCGATGTGGCAATGCTAAAAAAAGGAGAGGAGTTGTTCCTGCAACACCCATCCTCACAAACCCATATCATCATGGGCAGCCCCGGCATGAAGCGTGGGGATCAGGATTATTTTTCACTATACGTAGGCAATCACATCCTGGGAGGCAACGGTCTGGTGTCACGCCTGAGCAATGAAATTCGGGAAAAACGCGGACTGTCTTACAGCACCTACAGTTACTTTAGCCCCATGCGCAAAGAAGGCCCTTTTGTTATGGGACTACAAACCCGCAATGATTCTGCCGAGGCGGCTTTAAAGGTGTTAAAAGATGAGCTGAAAAAATTTATCAGCCAAGGCCCCAGCGCCGAAGAGCTCCAGGCCTCCAAAAACAATATTACCGGTGGATTCCCTTTAAACCTGTCCAGCAATAAGAAGATTCTCGGTTATATTGCCATGATTGGCTTTTACGAATTGCCCTTGGATTATTTGGATAAATTCAATGCGGCGGTGAATGCGGTTACGGTTGAAAGCATCAAAGACGCCTTTGCGCGCCGCATTAAACCGGATAATATGGTCACGGTTTTAGTGGGGGACAAAGGAAAACAATAA
- a CDS encoding phosphomannomutase/phosphoglucomutase, with protein sequence MTQAPIDPNIFKAYDIRGIVDQSLTETAIYQIGLAFGSEAQDRHENHIYVARDGRLSGPRLLKSFTQGLLDSGCNVTDVGMVPTPVLYYAAYEIGSGSGVMLTGSHNPPDYNGLKMVIGGVTLSGEAIQELKQRIETQNFRHGEGEFQTRNVESEYIQRIVQDVKLSRPMKVIVDCGNGVAGAIAPDLLKELGCSITELFCEVDGHFPNHHPDPSQPENLEDLIQALQQEKADIGLAFDGDGDRLGVVTPQGEVIWADRQMMLYAQDILSRNPGSQIIFDIKCTTHLSKIIRQAGGEPVMWKTGHSFIKAKLKETGALLAGEMSGHIFFKERWYGFDDALYTAARLLEILSQDSRPAGEIFAELPDSVNTPELKLDLPEGEHFNLIQRMVQNAHFEDAKITDIDGIRADFSDGFGLARASNTTPCIVFRFEAETEAGLERIKAQFRDLVSSQAAVPVELPF encoded by the coding sequence ATGACCCAGGCACCCATCGATCCCAATATTTTCAAGGCTTATGATATCCGCGGCATTGTGGACCAATCCCTTACCGAAACAGCGATTTACCAAATTGGTCTGGCATTTGGCAGCGAAGCCCAGGATCGACACGAAAATCACATTTATGTTGCCCGGGACGGGCGATTATCCGGACCACGCTTGCTCAAGTCGTTTACGCAGGGCCTATTGGACAGCGGCTGCAATGTCACAGACGTGGGTATGGTACCCACACCGGTGCTCTACTATGCCGCCTATGAAATTGGCAGCGGTTCCGGTGTCATGCTCACCGGAAGCCACAATCCGCCCGACTACAATGGTTTGAAAATGGTTATCGGTGGCGTGACCCTTTCCGGCGAAGCCATCCAGGAACTGAAACAACGTATCGAAACACAAAACTTCAGACACGGCGAGGGGGAATTTCAGACTCGCAACGTGGAATCCGAGTACATTCAGCGCATCGTTCAGGACGTCAAACTGTCTCGCCCCATGAAAGTGATTGTGGATTGCGGCAATGGTGTCGCCGGCGCAATAGCGCCGGATTTGTTAAAAGAACTGGGCTGTAGCATCACCGAGTTGTTTTGCGAGGTGGATGGCCACTTCCCCAACCACCACCCCGACCCCAGCCAACCGGAAAACCTGGAAGACTTGATACAGGCTCTGCAACAGGAAAAAGCCGACATCGGCCTGGCATTTGATGGTGACGGTGACCGTCTTGGTGTGGTAACTCCGCAGGGGGAAGTCATCTGGGCCGATCGGCAAATGATGCTATATGCCCAAGACATTTTGTCCCGCAATCCGGGCAGCCAAATCATCTTTGATATTAAATGCACCACCCATTTGAGCAAAATCATACGCCAAGCCGGTGGTGAACCCGTGATGTGGAAAACCGGTCACTCCTTCATAAAAGCCAAGCTGAAGGAAACCGGAGCGTTACTGGCCGGTGAAATGAGCGGTCATATTTTTTTCAAAGAGCGTTGGTATGGTTTCGACGATGCTTTGTATACCGCAGCGCGCTTACTGGAAATCCTTTCACAAGACTCGCGCCCGGCCGGAGAAATTTTTGCTGAACTGCCCGATTCGGTAAACACACCGGAGTTAAAATTGGATTTACCTGAAGGAGAGCATTTTAATCTGATTCAAAGAATGGTCCAAAATGCACACTTCGAAGACGCGAAAATAACCGATATTGACGGTATTCGTGCCGACTTCAGTGATGGCTTTGGATTGGCACGCGCCTCCAACACCACGCCTTGCATTGTGTTCCGTTTTGAAGCCGAAACCGAAGCGGGTCTGGAAAGAATAAAAGCGCAGTTCCGCGATTTGGTCTCGTCACAGGCCGCCGTTCCCGTTGAACTTCCGTTTTAA
- a CDS encoding ATP-binding protein, with protein MPRNSKDDTLLSVILDSIEEGVLVVDTENNVSHFNARFVHMWNIPETVINARDDQKTLMFVLDQLRDPQSFQEKVRKLYGSNRVERDNIHFKDGRVFDRYTRPLSFNRNLGRLWAFRDITNKVRADRELNRYKRNLEDIIVERTQELVRARDDAIRATKVKSDFLASMSHEIRTPLNSIMGFTSMLIEGYSGPITDKQRSQLELMNSSSNQLLNLVNNLLDLAKMEAGKMEIIREDFSLYPVLKELQHLFEPQFKAKGIQLNLNVDRGIGTLTTDRTKIRQILINLLGNAIKFTDQGYVTLHCERKQQGVFLQVEDTGQGMDNKLLQVIFQKYEQGKSAPQQGTGLGLAISKHYAELMGGSLTVTSAPGQGSIFTLYCPTTKAAANTANALASEHS; from the coding sequence ATGCCAAGGAACTCTAAAGACGATACATTACTTTCGGTAATTTTGGACTCTATAGAAGAAGGTGTGTTGGTGGTTGACACAGAAAATAATGTATCCCACTTTAACGCCCGTTTTGTTCATATGTGGAATATTCCCGAAACCGTTATTAACGCCAGAGATGATCAAAAAACGCTGATGTTCGTATTGGATCAGTTGAGAGATCCTCAAAGCTTTCAGGAAAAAGTACGTAAACTTTATGGTAGTAACCGAGTGGAAAGGGACAATATTCATTTCAAAGATGGCCGGGTTTTTGATCGCTACACTCGTCCGCTTTCCTTTAACCGCAACCTCGGCCGCTTATGGGCATTCCGCGATATTACCAATAAGGTACGTGCAGACCGGGAGTTAAACCGCTATAAACGCAACCTCGAGGATATTATTGTAGAGCGCACCCAGGAGTTGGTTCGGGCACGAGATGATGCTATTCGAGCCACCAAAGTAAAATCCGACTTCCTGGCCAGTATGTCCCACGAAATACGTACCCCCTTAAATTCCATTATGGGATTTACCTCCATGCTCATTGAGGGTTACTCCGGCCCTATAACGGACAAGCAACGCTCACAATTGGAACTGATGAATTCCAGCTCCAATCAACTATTGAACCTGGTCAATAATCTGTTGGACTTGGCCAAGATGGAAGCCGGGAAGATGGAAATCATACGCGAGGATTTTTCTCTGTATCCCGTGTTAAAAGAGTTACAGCACTTGTTTGAACCCCAGTTCAAAGCCAAAGGCATTCAATTGAATTTAAATGTGGATCGTGGTATCGGCACGCTGACAACAGACCGTACCAAAATACGTCAAATACTTATCAACTTGTTGGGAAATGCCATCAAGTTTACCGACCAGGGTTATGTCACCCTGCATTGCGAGCGCAAGCAACAAGGCGTGTTTCTGCAAGTAGAAGACACAGGTCAGGGTATGGACAATAAATTACTACAAGTGATTTTTCAAAAATACGAGCAAGGTAAGTCAGCACCGCAACAAGGTACAGGCTTGGGACTGGCTATCAGTAAACACTATGCAGAGCTTATGGGGGGTAGCTTAACCGTAACCAGCGCTCCGGGACAGGGTAGTATTTTCACGCTTTATTGTCCCACGACGAAAGCTGCTGCTAACACAGCGAACGCGCTGGCATCCGAGCACAGCTAG
- a CDS encoding ATP-binding protein, whose amino-acid sequence MTLSIKKRLLVSLLSLMAVACSLTLVKNYFDTQYEIEELFDAQLAQAARVLLELSAHELHEQLAFSARRDGEDSEISEPIAVQVHKYQQEIDFQIWVNNNLLAVRTENAPRQRFTQLDNQFEDKILGNQPWRVYSVSNESNTIRVQVGQHYDERHVLANNISTRLIASFSLMLPLLALLITFSVDRAMIPLNNIAKDLKQRHYDNFEPISLKKIPAEAQPMIQAINTLFNRLQVAFGNIIQFTANAAHELRTPLAALKVHAQNAKRAQCEQTRNEALDEVVEGVDKATSLVEQLLTLSRLDPETQIKKSETTNLHKVVEEQLANLAPLALKKDIELSLYNELQIEGSQIQGREGLIKILVTNLVQNAIRYTPRNGCVDVQIDSHFGHTMLRVSDSGPGIAPVEREQVFKRFYRIRGSTEQGTGLGLSMVKRIVELHNVQIVLDKSIYGGLQVDVLFNNATPKLVHIRDAHKPSPQLVTPA is encoded by the coding sequence ATGACACTGTCTATCAAAAAGCGCTTATTGGTAAGCCTGCTGTCACTGATGGCCGTGGCATGTTCACTCACTTTGGTTAAAAACTATTTTGACACACAGTATGAAATCGAGGAGTTGTTCGACGCGCAACTGGCTCAGGCCGCCAGGGTTTTGTTGGAGCTCAGTGCCCACGAATTACACGAACAATTGGCATTTTCGGCAAGAAGAGATGGCGAAGACTCCGAAATTTCCGAACCCATAGCGGTACAAGTACACAAATACCAACAGGAAATCGATTTTCAAATTTGGGTCAACAACAATTTGCTCGCGGTACGCACGGAAAACGCGCCTCGGCAACGTTTTACCCAACTGGACAACCAGTTTGAAGACAAGATTCTGGGCAACCAACCCTGGCGTGTCTACTCCGTCTCGAATGAATCAAATACAATCCGAGTACAGGTGGGGCAGCACTATGATGAGCGCCATGTACTGGCAAACAATATCTCTACTCGCCTGATCGCATCCTTCAGCTTGATGCTGCCTTTATTGGCGCTGCTCATTACTTTCAGTGTAGATCGAGCTATGATACCGCTTAACAATATCGCTAAAGATCTTAAGCAACGCCATTATGACAACTTTGAGCCTATCAGTCTCAAAAAAATACCGGCCGAAGCCCAACCCATGATTCAGGCGATTAATACATTGTTTAACCGACTCCAAGTCGCTTTCGGTAATATCATCCAGTTTACGGCCAATGCCGCACACGAACTGCGTACGCCTTTGGCCGCACTGAAAGTTCACGCGCAAAATGCCAAACGTGCCCAATGCGAACAAACCCGCAATGAGGCTTTGGATGAGGTCGTTGAAGGTGTGGACAAAGCCACTTCCCTGGTGGAACAACTCTTAACCCTATCTCGTCTGGACCCGGAAACTCAGATCAAGAAATCGGAAACTACCAATCTGCACAAGGTCGTGGAGGAACAATTGGCCAATTTGGCTCCCCTGGCCCTGAAGAAGGATATTGAGCTCAGTCTGTATAACGAGCTACAGATCGAAGGCAGTCAAATACAGGGCAGGGAAGGTCTAATCAAAATTTTGGTCACTAATTTGGTACAAAACGCGATACGTTACACCCCGCGCAACGGCTGTGTGGATGTTCAAATCGACAGTCATTTCGGTCATACCATGCTACGAGTTTCTGACAGCGGCCCAGGTATCGCTCCGGTAGAGCGGGAGCAGGTATTCAAAAGATTCTACCGCATCCGCGGCTCCACAGAGCAAGGCACCGGCTTGGGTTTATCCATGGTCAAACGCATTGTGGAACTACACAACGTTCAAATTGTGCTGGACAAATCGATCTATGGCGGTCTGCAAGTGGATGTACTGTTCAACAACGCCACGCCCAAGCTGGTCCATATTCGTGACGCTCACAAACCTTCACCCCAATTGGTTACGCCGGCGTAG
- a CDS encoding sulfite exporter TauE/SafE family protein, whose amino-acid sequence MYFEQLILFVISLVANLFSAFAGGGAGLIQFPVLIFLGLPFSIALATHKIASVALGVGATLRNLKTHHLHRKQVLTIVGFGVPGVIVGANIILAVPDREAEISLGILTIGLGLYSLFNPDLGMNKRDIKDTFWHRAGGGMVIFVIGALNGSLTSGTGLFVTLWLVRHYGMDYKLAVAYTLVLVGLFWNGTGAITLTLLTTVQWSWLPALLLGSLLGGYIGAHLAIVKGNRWIKRSYETITLILGLKLIFGNL is encoded by the coding sequence TTGTATTTTGAACAACTCATACTGTTTGTTATTTCTCTGGTAGCCAATCTGTTTTCGGCTTTTGCCGGCGGGGGAGCCGGATTGATACAATTCCCGGTGCTGATCTTTCTGGGCCTGCCATTCAGTATCGCTTTGGCCACCCACAAAATAGCCAGCGTGGCCTTGGGCGTAGGCGCCACTCTTCGCAATCTTAAAACCCATCATTTACACCGCAAACAAGTACTCACCATTGTCGGTTTTGGGGTACCGGGTGTCATAGTGGGCGCCAACATTATTCTCGCAGTACCGGATCGAGAAGCCGAAATCTCACTGGGCATACTCACCATTGGTCTGGGTTTGTATTCCCTATTTAACCCCGACCTGGGCATGAACAAGCGCGACATCAAGGATACTTTTTGGCATAGAGCCGGCGGCGGAATGGTTATTTTTGTCATAGGTGCTCTCAACGGTTCATTGACCTCAGGTACCGGTTTATTTGTAACTTTATGGCTGGTACGCCACTACGGTATGGACTACAAGCTGGCTGTGGCCTACACACTGGTATTAGTGGGCTTATTTTGGAACGGCACCGGAGCCATCACCTTAACACTGCTGACTACTGTGCAGTGGTCATGGCTACCCGCGCTTTTATTAGGATCACTATTGGGCGGTTATATCGGTGCCCATTTAGCCATTGTAAAAGGTAACCGCTGGATCAAACGCAGCTACGAGACTATCACTCTCATCCTGGGTTTAAAACTCATTTTTGGAAATCTTTGA
- a CDS encoding response regulator transcription factor, with amino-acid sequence MRLLLVEDNASVGKGVYTGLNQAGYAVDWVKDGETAYSALMAEQYDVAILDLGLPGRSGIDLLSDIRSRDNKVPVLILTARDTVNDRVIGLDSGADDYMIKPFDIDELNARIRALLRRSHDRATPVLVSGNLSLDPASHTVRKGGEIVELTPRAFDILQTLMENQGRVMSRSRLEDSLYSWKDEIESNAVEVHIHQIRKKLGNDLIRTIRGVGYIMDTRQ; translated from the coding sequence ATGCGACTACTACTTGTTGAGGATAACGCCAGCGTTGGAAAAGGCGTCTATACCGGTTTGAACCAGGCCGGCTATGCTGTAGATTGGGTCAAAGACGGTGAAACGGCATATTCTGCTTTGATGGCAGAACAATACGATGTCGCTATTTTGGATTTGGGTTTACCCGGACGATCGGGAATCGATCTATTGAGCGACATCCGTAGCCGCGACAACAAAGTTCCGGTTCTTATCTTGACTGCCCGCGATACGGTCAATGATCGAGTCATCGGTTTGGACAGCGGTGCCGATGACTACATGATAAAACCGTTCGACATTGACGAACTCAATGCGCGCATAAGAGCCTTGCTGCGACGCAGCCACGACCGGGCCACGCCGGTTTTAGTAAGCGGCAATCTGTCGCTGGACCCTGCCTCTCATACTGTACGCAAGGGGGGCGAGATCGTCGAATTAACACCCAGGGCTTTTGATATTTTGCAAACATTGATGGAAAACCAAGGCCGGGTAATGTCGCGCTCGCGTCTGGAAGATAGCCTGTATTCCTGGAAAGACGAGATCGAAAGCAATGCGGTTGAAGTCCACATTCACCAAATACGTAAAAAACTGGGCAACGATCTCATCCGCACCATACGCGGTGTAGGCTACATTATGGATACACGCCAATGA
- the argB gene encoding acetylglutamate kinase: protein MALNPEQAMKTARVLAEALPYIQRFAGKTIVIKYGGNAMVDEALKQGFARDIVLMKTVGINPVVVHGGGPQIGKHLEKIGKKTEFIQGMRVTDSETMDIVEMVLGGLVNKEIVSSINRCGGNAVGLTGKDGDLIHATKLTFTKNAPEMTVPEIIDIGHVGEVASIDPSIIHMLTSGNFIPVIAPVGVGEDGQSYNINADLVAGKLAEVLQAEKLMLLTNTAGLLDKDGKLLTGLTTAKVNELIADGTIHGGMLPKIACALDAVRSGVTSAHIIDGRVEHAVILEIFTDEGVGTLIKSGNKA from the coding sequence ATGGCACTAAATCCAGAACAGGCAATGAAAACCGCAAGGGTGCTGGCAGAAGCCTTACCGTATATCCAACGCTTCGCCGGTAAAACCATTGTGATTAAATACGGCGGTAACGCCATGGTGGATGAAGCCCTGAAGCAAGGTTTTGCCCGAGATATTGTGCTTATGAAAACGGTGGGCATCAATCCCGTGGTAGTACACGGTGGTGGGCCACAAATCGGCAAACACCTGGAAAAAATCGGAAAAAAAACCGAATTTATCCAAGGCATGCGGGTCACCGACAGCGAAACAATGGATATTGTGGAGATGGTGCTGGGCGGACTGGTGAACAAGGAAATCGTCAGTTCCATCAACCGCTGCGGAGGCAATGCCGTGGGCCTGACAGGCAAGGACGGTGATTTGATTCATGCCACCAAGCTCACCTTTACCAAGAACGCACCGGAAATGACCGTTCCGGAAATTATCGATATCGGACATGTGGGGGAGGTGGCCAGCATTGATCCGTCCATCATCCACATGCTCACCAGCGGTAATTTTATTCCCGTTATTGCCCCGGTTGGTGTGGGCGAGGACGGCCAGTCCTATAATATTAATGCCGATCTGGTAGCCGGCAAATTGGCCGAGGTACTCCAGGCTGAAAAACTCATGTTACTCACTAACACAGCCGGGCTATTGGATAAAGATGGCAAATTGCTCACCGGACTGACCACTGCTAAAGTGAACGAGCTCATCGCCGACGGCACCATACATGGCGGCATGCTCCCCAAAATCGCCTGCGCGCTGGATGCAGTACGCTCCGGTGTTACTTCGGCCCATATCATTGACGGCAGAGTGGAGCATGCGGTGATTCTGGAAATTTTTACCGACGAAGGGGTAGGCACCTTAATCAAATCCGGCAATAAAGCCTAG